In Truepera sp., the sequence TGTCGAGGAACGGGAACCGTCCCTCCACCGAGTTGGCCATGAGCATGCGGTCGCCCTGCGAGTGGAGGAGGAAGCCCGTGAGGAAAGTAGCTATCTCGAGGTACTGGGCCTGGCCCAGGGGCCCCATGCTCGCGAACTCCGGCGGCAGGCGGTCTATTACGCGCTCCTCCGGGTCGCCCACCGTAGTCCTGGTGGCGAGTGTGTCCGCGCTGAGAAAGCGCAGGTTGCGTGCCGTGGTCCGGAAACGCGGCCGGTGGCTGTAGAGCGGGTCGTCCAGTTCGAGCATGCCGGCCTTGAAGAACTCGGCCATGAACCCGCCGCCGCGCTGCAGGTCGCGCGAGAGGTAGGGGTAGAGCTTGCCGAGCAGCCTGGGGCGCAACGTGGAACCGGGCTGCCGCGCCCAGAAGCGCCGCACCATGGCCTCCTGGAAGATGTTGTAGCCGCCGAAGAGCTCGTCCGCGCCCTCGCCCGTGAGCACGACCTTGAAGCCGGCGCTGCGCACGAAGCGCGAGAGCAGCAGGAGCGGGCCGGGTGCCGTTCGGAGCATGGGTTTCTCGGCGTGGAGGATGACTTCCGGCAGCACGGCGGCCACGTCGGCGTCGGAGACCACTATGCGCCGCAGGTTCACACCAAGCTCGGCCGCCATGCGGTCCTGGTAGGGCGACTCGTCGAAGCGCGGGTCCTCGAAAGCAACGCTGAAGGCCTCCAGCGGACCGCGGGTGTGACGGCGCGCCAGCGCGGTGGTGGCGCTGGAGTCCAGACCGCCACTCAAGTAAACGCCCACGGGCACGTCGGCGCGGAGCCTTATCCTCGTGGCGTCGTCCAGCACGCCGAGCAGCTCCTCTTGCAGCTCCTCCATGGGCGCCGAGCGGGTGCCCTCGCGCGGGCCGAAGCGGATGTCCCACCAGCGCACCGCCTCTTCGGCGCCACGGGGCCCAACCCAGAGGAAGTGACCGGCGGGCAACTCACGCACGCCCACGAACGCGCTGCGGTCGGGCTGAACCGCCCAGATGGTGAACGTCTCGACCAGCGCGAACGGATCGATGCGCCGTTCGGCGCGAGGGTGCCGCAACAGGGCCTTGGCCTCGGAGGCGAACACGAAGTCGCCCCCGTAGTCGGCGAGGAACAGAGGCCTGATCCCGAAGCGGTCGCGGGCCAGGAACAAGCGCTTGGTCTCCCTGTCGTAAACGGCCAGTGCGAACTCACCGTTCAGCTTGTCGAGGAACCCAGGACCCCACTCTTCGAAGGCGTGGACCAAGACCTCAGTATCCGAGCGCGTGCGGAAGCGGTGCCCGAGCTGCTCGAGCTCCGCCATGAGTTCGGGGTAGTTGTAGATCTCACCGTTCTGCATTCCCCAGTAGCGACCGTCCTCGTTCGAGAGGGGTTGGTCGCCGCCTGACAGGTCGATGATGGACAGTCGGGTGTTGACCATGCCGAAGGGTCCGTCGAGGTAGAGGCCGACACCGTCCGGTCCGCGGTGCGCCAGCTCGCCGGCCATGGCCAGCAGCAGGTCGCGCTCAGACCGTTGGCTCGTGTAAATGCCGGCGATTCCACACATGTGTCCTGCGATCACTCCTCGGCAATAAGGTCATGAGAGCCGTCAAGGCCTCGGGCGGAGTATACGGCCCCCCGGCACGCGGCGGCCGGTTGGTCAGCCAGCACGGCGCTGGGTCAGGTGTGCAACACCGCGGATCGTTCTCCGCTAGGTTCAGGTATCTTGGCAACCTATGTGTGGAATCAGCGGCGCGTGGCAAGCTCATGAACCAGGGATGAGGGAAGCCCTGATGGAGTCGCTTACCGCGATGATTCACCGGGGCCCCGACGCCGAGGGGATGCATATCGAGCCGGGTGTGGCCCTCGGTATCCGCCGCCTCGCCATTATCGATGTTGCAAGCGGCCAGCAGCCCATCTGGAACGAGACCAACGACGTTGGCGTCGTGTTCAACGGCGAGATCTACAACTACGTCGAGCTGTTGCAGGAGTGCCGAGATAGGGGTCACTCGGTTAGGACACGGTCGGACACCGAGGCCATCGTCCACCTGTACGAGGAGGACCCGGAAGGCTTCGTAGGGCGCCTCCGTGGGATGTTCGCCATCGCCATCTTCGACAGGCGCCGGCAACGGCTCGTTCTCGCGCGCGACCGCTTCGGGAAGAAACCTCTCCACTACGCGCTTACGCCAGGCAACGGACTGCTCTTCGCCTCAGAGCTGAAGGGGCTGCTCCCTCTGTTGAGGTCACAAGGTCTGCGGCCGGAGATCGACCCGCAGGCGATCTACGACTTCCTCTCACTTGGTTCCATCCCCCAGCCATCGACCGTCTACGCGGGTGTCGCAGCGGTTCCGCCTGGCCACCTCCTCATCGCAGATCGCGACGGCCATAAGCTGAAGTCCTACTGGCAGCCGGTGTTCGGACCCAAGTTCAGTGGCACTTACGAAGAAGCACAAGCGGCCGTGCGTCGGCAGATAGAGGATGCGGTGCGCATACGGCTCCGCAGCGATGTGCCCCTCGGTTGCTTTCTCTCCGCCGGAGTCGACAGCAGCATCGTCACTTATGAAGCAGCCAAGCTCGTCGGTGACCAGCTCCAGACCTTCACGGTGAGTTCCGAGGACCCGGACCTCGATGAGTCGGGCGTCGCAAGCCGCACAGCCAAGCAGCTTGGGGTGAATAACACCGTCTTACATCTCGACATCGACCCGGTCCGCGACCTCGGCATCCTCGTCAAGGCGTACGACCAGCCGTTCGCCGACGCAAGCGCCATTCCGAGCCTGGAAGTATCACGCGCGGCGCGTGAGCAAGTGACCGTCGTGCTCAACGGGGATGGTGGAGACGAGCTCTTTGGAGGTTATCGGCGCCATGTGGCAATCGAGACCATGGCCGGTTTCGCTTGGCTCCCGCGCCCGCTCACCGCCGGTCTTTCCGCCCTCTTGGCACCGGAAAAGCGGTCCCGGCGTTCGCCGTTAGGACTGGTGGGGCGGATGCTCCGGGGCCTTGCGCTCCCACCCGAGGAGCGCTATCTCGTGTTCACGTCGGACATGCTGCTGGACGCCGACAAGCGCGAGACCTGGCATGGCGAGGCGCGAGCCACCGAGAACCTCGTTCTCGACAAACTAGACCGCCACCTCGGCGCCCTCGACATGCAAACGAACGCCGAGCTCCACCTGAACCTCCTAAGTAGCTTGCTGGTGAAGATGGATATAGCTACCTCAGCGAACTCGCTCGAAGGCCGGTCTCCTCTCCTCGACAACGAGCTCGCAGACTTCGTTTTCACCCTGCCGCCCAACTTCCGTGTTAGGAATCGCCGTCCGAAGGCCATACTTCGTGACGCGTACGCAGACGTCCTCTCCCAGGAAGTGGTCCGGGGCAAGAAGCGCGGGTTCGAGGTGCCACTGGCCAACTGGTTAGAAGGTTCCTGGCGTCAGCTCCTCAATGACACTCTTGGCGCTAGTGACGCCCGCACACTGGGCTTTGTCGACAGGTCGCTCATTCTGCGAGTGCTCGACCCGAACTCCTTCGGCGACCGCAACAAGGCCTACATCAGTTATGCGTTTCTGGTGCTCGAGTTATGGCTCAGGAACGTGAAGCCATGAAGGTCATGGTCGTGGGCAACATCGTCCAGTCGTTGGTCAACTTCAGAGGGCCCCTACTTCACGCGATGGTGGAACTCGGCCACGAGGTAGTGGCCGTGGCTCCGGAGGAGGACCTCCACTACGAGGAGGAGCTTAGCCGCCTGGGCGTCAAGTACCGCTGGGTGCCACTCGACCGGGCAGGCTTCAACCCAGCCTCGGATCTACGCTTCATGTGCGCCCTGCGGCGGCTGATGATCGAGGAACGGCCTGACGTCTTCCTCGGGTATACGATCAAGCCGGTCATCTACGGGAATCTTGGGGCTCGCCTCGCCGGCGTGCCCGCCCGTGGCGCCCTGATCACGGGCCTTGGCTATGCCTTCGGCGACGACGGACTGAAGCAGCGGCTGGTCGGCCTTGTCGCGAGCGTGCTTTACGCTTTGGCCCTGGCAGGGGCGAGAGTGGTCTTCTTCCAGAACCCTGACGACCGCGGCGAGTTCATACGCCGGCGCCTCGTCGATCCGTCACTGGCCACCGTCGTGGCTGGGTCCGGCGTGGATCTGGACCGGTTCACGAGCAGCGAGCCTCCACCCCCACCGCCTGTCTTCCTTTTGATCGCGCGGCTGATTAGGGAGAAGGGCATCGAGGAGTTCGTCGAAGCAGCGCGAGACCTGAAGGAGCGCTATCCGGAAGCACGCTTCCAGCTGCTCGGTCCGACGGACAAGAACCCGACAGCCGTCTCACCATCGTGGATAGACGAGCAGCAGCGTGCAGGCGTGATCGAGTACATGGGAGTGACGAATGACGTTCGACCCTTCCTCCACGCCGCCTCGGTTTTCGTCCTTCCTTCTTACCGTGAAGGCACCCCGCGCACGGTCCTGGAGGCGCTCGCCACCGGACGACCCATAGTCACGACCGACGCTCCCGGGTGCCGCGAGACCGTGGTGGACGGCGTCAACGGCTTCCTCGTCATACCTAGGGATGTCCGGTCGCTGACGGAAGCGATGGAGAAGTTCATTCTCGACCCAGAACTCGTACCCAGGATGGGCCTCGCGGGCCTCGAACTAGCGCGCACCAGGTACGACGTGAGGTTCGTGAACGCAGACATGCTACATCACCTGGGGCTGCAGCCAAAGGGCTGACGGCCGTTCTGGTCCAACTGCCGTCATGCTCGGGAAGCGCAGCATTCCTCGCTCAAGAGAGGGAACTTTGTTGTGACGTCCATCATCATGCCACCTTCCGGCATGTAGATATCATGAGCCGCAGCTAGCCGTACGAAACCGGCTTCAGGGGCTGGATCGGCGCCCGTTATTGGCGCAAGGATGCAGCCCGCGGTTCGTGGCGACAGAAAGGCTTTTCGATGAGCACAGTTCTCACTCCGCCCAACATCGATTGGGCCCCATGGCCCACATTCAACGAAGAACAGGTTCAAGCCGTAGCAGACGTTCTTCGGTCCGGACGCGTCAACCAGTGGACCGGCTCCGAGGTCCGAGAGTTCGAGAAGGACTACGCCTCCTACCTTGGGCGTGCGCACGCCGTTGCCGTCATGAACGGCACGGCCGCTCTTGAACTCGCACTGAAGGCCTTGGGTGTAGGTGCGGGTGACGAGGTCATCACCACCCCGAGGACCTTCATCGCCTCCGCCAGTTCCGCGGTGCTGCAGGGGGCCACTCCGGTCTTCGCGGACGTCGACCGCGACAGCGGCAACATAACGGCCGACACCATCGAGAAAGTGATCACGCCAAGGACGAAGGCGATCATCGTGGTGCACTTGGGCGGGTGGCCGGCCGACATGGACGCCATCATGCGCCTCGCCAGGGCCAACGGGATCCTGGTTATCGAGGACTGCGCGCAGGCCCATGGCGCAAGC encodes:
- the asnB gene encoding asparagine synthase (glutamine-hydrolyzing), which translates into the protein MCGIAGIYTSQRSERDLLLAMAGELAHRGPDGVGLYLDGPFGMVNTRLSIIDLSGGDQPLSNEDGRYWGMQNGEIYNYPELMAELEQLGHRFRTRSDTEVLVHAFEEWGPGFLDKLNGEFALAVYDRETKRLFLARDRFGIRPLFLADYGGDFVFASEAKALLRHPRAERRIDPFALVETFTIWAVQPDRSAFVGVRELPAGHFLWVGPRGAEEAVRWWDIRFGPREGTRSAPMEELQEELLGVLDDATRIRLRADVPVGVYLSGGLDSSATTALARRHTRGPLEAFSVAFEDPRFDESPYQDRMAAELGVNLRRIVVSDADVAAVLPEVILHAEKPMLRTAPGPLLLLSRFVRSAGFKVVLTGEGADELFGGYNIFQEAMVRRFWARQPGSTLRPRLLGKLYPYLSRDLQRGGGFMAEFFKAGMLELDDPLYSHRPRFRTTARNLRFLSADTLATRTTVGDPEERVIDRLPPEFASMGPLGQAQYLEIATFLTGFLLHSQGDRMLMANSVEGRFPFLDMNVVEFAASLPERLRLRDIREKYLLRKSLAKVLPDEINRRPKRPYRAPILGAFFGEGAPAYVAELLAPKRVEASGLFNPANVARLAEKAVRYADVGFSESDEMGLVGVLSTMLLDEQFITNPTLAPAAVATREVVGKEVLRGGGVSVP
- a CDS encoding glycosyltransferase family 4 protein, yielding MKVMVVGNIVQSLVNFRGPLLHAMVELGHEVVAVAPEEDLHYEEELSRLGVKYRWVPLDRAGFNPASDLRFMCALRRLMIEERPDVFLGYTIKPVIYGNLGARLAGVPARGALITGLGYAFGDDGLKQRLVGLVASVLYALALAGARVVFFQNPDDRGEFIRRRLVDPSLATVVAGSGVDLDRFTSSEPPPPPPVFLLIARLIREKGIEEFVEAARDLKERYPEARFQLLGPTDKNPTAVSPSWIDEQQRAGVIEYMGVTNDVRPFLHAASVFVLPSYREGTPRTVLEALATGRPIVTTDAPGCRETVVDGVNGFLVIPRDVRSLTEAMEKFILDPELVPRMGLAGLELARTRYDVRFVNADMLHHLGLQPKG
- the asnB gene encoding asparagine synthase (glutamine-hydrolyzing), producing MCGISGAWQAHEPGMREALMESLTAMIHRGPDAEGMHIEPGVALGIRRLAIIDVASGQQPIWNETNDVGVVFNGEIYNYVELLQECRDRGHSVRTRSDTEAIVHLYEEDPEGFVGRLRGMFAIAIFDRRRQRLVLARDRFGKKPLHYALTPGNGLLFASELKGLLPLLRSQGLRPEIDPQAIYDFLSLGSIPQPSTVYAGVAAVPPGHLLIADRDGHKLKSYWQPVFGPKFSGTYEEAQAAVRRQIEDAVRIRLRSDVPLGCFLSAGVDSSIVTYEAAKLVGDQLQTFTVSSEDPDLDESGVASRTAKQLGVNNTVLHLDIDPVRDLGILVKAYDQPFADASAIPSLEVSRAAREQVTVVLNGDGGDELFGGYRRHVAIETMAGFAWLPRPLTAGLSALLAPEKRSRRSPLGLVGRMLRGLALPPEERYLVFTSDMLLDADKRETWHGEARATENLVLDKLDRHLGALDMQTNAELHLNLLSSLLVKMDIATSANSLEGRSPLLDNELADFVFTLPPNFRVRNRRPKAILRDAYADVLSQEVVRGKKRGFEVPLANWLEGSWRQLLNDTLGASDARTLGFVDRSLILRVLDPNSFGDRNKAYISYAFLVLELWLRNVKP